A single window of Thermodesulfobacteriota bacterium DNA harbors:
- a CDS encoding DsbA family protein, protein KEYLRKQTEEAIGLGIFGAPSFVVGNELFWGNDRLEDAIDWCKSNSIQA, encoded by the coding sequence AAGGAATATCTTAGGAAACAGACCGAAGAGGCGATAGGGCTTGGAATATTCGGAGCTCCTAGCTTTGTAGTTGGGAACGAGCTTTTTTGGGGGAATGATAGATTGGAAGACGCTATTGATTGGTGCAAAAGTAATTCAATTCAAGCTTGA